A region of Lycium barbarum isolate Lr01 chromosome 1, ASM1917538v2, whole genome shotgun sequence DNA encodes the following proteins:
- the LOC132602231 gene encoding homeobox-leucine zipper protein HDG11-like isoform X1, producing MEFATGGAASSSGGDASDTNRKKKRFHRHTAHQIQRLETVFKECPHPDEKTRLQLSRDLGLAPRQIKFWFQNRRTQLKSQHERADNSILRAENDRIRCENIAIREAIKNVICPSCGGPPVSEDTYFDEQKLRMENLQLKEELDKISSIAAKYMGRPISQLPPMQPGHLSSLNLMSMSNFGLTVPSLDLDLLPGSSMSTIPSLPCPTLNISDMDKSLMADIAGNAMEELIRLLQTNEPLWTKSTADGRDVLNLDSYGQNFPKANSSLKNPNVRIEASRESGVVILNGLALVDMFMDANKWAEFFPTIVSKARTLEVISCDVMGSRSSTLQLMYGELQVLSPLVPTRQLYFLRFSQQIEPGSWAIVDVSYDITQENMYPPSSCKVHKLPSGCLIQDMPNGYSKVTWVEHVEVEEKGSIHRLYRDLIHSGMAFGTERWLGSLQRMCERYACLMVSGNSSRELGGVIPSPEGKKSMMKVAQRMVSNFCASISPSNGHQWNNISASDEFEVRATLQKSTNPGQPNGVVISAASTIWLPVPPQHVFNFLRDERTRPQWDVLSNQNPVQEVAHIANGSHPGNCISVLRAYNTSQNNMLILQESCIDSSCSLIVYSPVELPSINIAMSGEDTTYIPLLPSGFTISPDGQQDRGSHEASNGTMGDHNRGGGGSLVTVVFQILVSSLSSSAKVSPESVSTVNNLIGNTIHQIKAALNCSTS from the exons ATGGAATTTGCCACCGGTGGTGCTGCTTCCTCCAGCGGCGGTGACGCCTCTGACACTAACCGGAAAAAGAAACGTTTCCATCGACACACAGCTCACCAAATTCAAAGGCTTGAAAC CGTGTTCAAAGAATGTCCACATCCAGACGAGAAGACTAGATTGCAGTTAAGCAGAGATTTGGGTTTGGCTCCTCGTCAAATTAAGTTTTGGTTCCAAAATAGGAGGACTCAATTGAAG AGTCAACATGAGCGAGCAGATAATTCGATACTTCGAGCAGAAAATGATAGAATTAGATGTGAAAACATAGCAATAAGGGAAGCCATCAAGAATGTGATATGTCCATCTTGTGGAGGTCCTCCAGTTTCTGAAGACACTTATTTTGATGAACAAAAATTGAGAATGGAGAATTTGCAACTAAAAGAGGAG CTTGACAAAATTTCAAGTATTGCTGCCAAGTATATGGGAAGGCCTATTTCACAACTCCCACCAATGCAACCTGGTCATCTTTCCTCACTAAACTTAATGTCCATGTCTAATTTTGGACTAACCGTCCCTTCACTTGATCTCGATCTTCTTCCTGGAAGTTCGATGAGTACTATTCCAAGTTTACCATGTCCTACATTGAATATTTCGGACATGGATAAGTCCCTTATGGCTGATATTGCTGGCAATGCCATGGAGGAACTGATTAGGCTTTTACAAACTAACGAACCTTTGTGGACAAAGTCCACAGCTGATGGCAGAGATGTACTTAACCTCGATAGCTATGGCCAGAATTTTCCGAAGGCTAACAGTTCGTTGAAAAATCCAAATGTTCGTATTGAGGCTTCCAGGGAGTCAGGTGTTGTGATCTTGAATGGCTTAGCGTTAGTCGACATGTTTATGGACGCG AACAAATGGGCGGAATTCTTTCCTACAATTGTTTCAAAGGCAAGAACACTTGAAGTAATATCATGTGATGTAATGGGCAGTCGAAGTAGTACATTACAATtg ATGTATGGAGAACTGCAAGTGCTTTCGCCATTAGTCCCAACGCGACAATTGTATTTCCTACGGTTTAGCCAGCAGATTGAGCCGGGCTCATGGGCAATTGTTGATGTTTCCTATGATATTACTCAAGAAAATATGTACCCTCCCTCTTCATGCAAGGTTCATAAGCTCCCATCTGGTTGCTTGATACAAGACATGCCCAATGGTTATTCCAAG GTAACTTGGGTGGAACATGTTGAAGTGGAAGAGAAAGGTTCAATTCATAGGCTATATAGAGATCTTATACATAGTGGTATGGCATTTGGAACAGAGAGATGGCTTGGTTCTCTGCAGAGGATGTGTGAAAGATATGCTTGTCTTATGGTTAGCGGCAACTCTTCTCGTGAACTTGGAGGAG TGATTCCATCACCAGAAGGGAAGAAGAGCATGATGAAAGTGGCTCAAAGAATGGTTAGCAACTTCTGTGccagcataagcccatccaatgGACACCAGTGGAACAACATTTCTGCATCGGACGAGTTTGAAGTCAGAGCCACCCTTCAAAAGAGCACCAACCCTGGCCAGCCCAATGGCGTAGTCATCAGTGCCGCTTCCACCATTTGGCTCCCAGTTCCTCCCCAACATGTCTTCAATTTCCTTAGGGACGAAAGGACTCGACCTCAG TGGGATGTTCTTTCCAACCAAAACCCAGTACAAGAGGTAGCTCACATTGCAAATGGCTCTCATCCAGGGAACTGTATTTCTGTGCTCAGG GCCTATAATACTAGCCAGAATAACATGCTGATACTTCAAGAAAGTTGCATAGACTCATCATGCTCACTAATTGTCTACAGCCCGGTCGAATTACCGTCCATCAATATAGCAATGAGTGGTGAAGACACCACCTACATCCCATTGCTACCCTCGGGTTTTACGATATCGCCAGATGGCCAACAAGACCGCGGGTCCCACGAGGCATCTAACGGTACCATGGGAGATCACAACAGGGGAGGGGGTGGGTCACTAGTGACAGTAGTGTTCCAGATATTGGTGAGCAGTTTGTCATCATCAGCCAAAGTGAGCCCAGAATCAGTAAGCACAGTTAATAACCTTATAGGCAACACTATCCACCAAATTAAAGCTGCCTTGAATTGCTCCACTTCCTGA
- the LOC132602231 gene encoding homeobox-leucine zipper protein HDG11-like isoform X2, with amino-acid sequence MEFATGGAASSSGGDASDTNRKKKRFHRHTAHQIQRLETVFKECPHPDEKTRLQLSRDLGLAPRQIKFWFQNRRTQLKSQHERADNSILRAENDRIRCENIAIREAIKNVICPSCGGPPVSEDTYFDEQKLRMENLQLKEELDKISSIAAKYMGRPISQLPPMQPGHLSSLNLMSMSNFGLTVPSLDLDLLPGSSMSTIPSLPCPTLNISDMDKSLMADIAGNAMEELIRLLQTNEPLWTKSTADGRDVLNLDSYGQNFPKANSSLKNPNVRIEASRESGVVILNGLALVDMFMDANKWAEFFPTIVSKARTLEVISCDVMGSRSSTLQLMYGELQVLSPLVPTRQLYFLRFSQQIEPGSWAIVDVSYDITQENMYPPSSCKVHKLPSGCLIQDMPNGYSKVTWVEHVEVEEKGSIHRLYRDLIHSGMAFGTERWLGSLQRMCERYACLMVSGNSSRELGGVIPSPEGKKSMMKVAQRMVSNFCASISPSNGHQWNNISASDEFEVRATLQKSTNPGQPNGVVISAASTIWLPVPPQHVFNFLRDERTRPQWDVLSNQNPVQEVAHIANGSHPGNCISVLRPGRITVHQYSNEW; translated from the exons ATGGAATTTGCCACCGGTGGTGCTGCTTCCTCCAGCGGCGGTGACGCCTCTGACACTAACCGGAAAAAGAAACGTTTCCATCGACACACAGCTCACCAAATTCAAAGGCTTGAAAC CGTGTTCAAAGAATGTCCACATCCAGACGAGAAGACTAGATTGCAGTTAAGCAGAGATTTGGGTTTGGCTCCTCGTCAAATTAAGTTTTGGTTCCAAAATAGGAGGACTCAATTGAAG AGTCAACATGAGCGAGCAGATAATTCGATACTTCGAGCAGAAAATGATAGAATTAGATGTGAAAACATAGCAATAAGGGAAGCCATCAAGAATGTGATATGTCCATCTTGTGGAGGTCCTCCAGTTTCTGAAGACACTTATTTTGATGAACAAAAATTGAGAATGGAGAATTTGCAACTAAAAGAGGAG CTTGACAAAATTTCAAGTATTGCTGCCAAGTATATGGGAAGGCCTATTTCACAACTCCCACCAATGCAACCTGGTCATCTTTCCTCACTAAACTTAATGTCCATGTCTAATTTTGGACTAACCGTCCCTTCACTTGATCTCGATCTTCTTCCTGGAAGTTCGATGAGTACTATTCCAAGTTTACCATGTCCTACATTGAATATTTCGGACATGGATAAGTCCCTTATGGCTGATATTGCTGGCAATGCCATGGAGGAACTGATTAGGCTTTTACAAACTAACGAACCTTTGTGGACAAAGTCCACAGCTGATGGCAGAGATGTACTTAACCTCGATAGCTATGGCCAGAATTTTCCGAAGGCTAACAGTTCGTTGAAAAATCCAAATGTTCGTATTGAGGCTTCCAGGGAGTCAGGTGTTGTGATCTTGAATGGCTTAGCGTTAGTCGACATGTTTATGGACGCG AACAAATGGGCGGAATTCTTTCCTACAATTGTTTCAAAGGCAAGAACACTTGAAGTAATATCATGTGATGTAATGGGCAGTCGAAGTAGTACATTACAATtg ATGTATGGAGAACTGCAAGTGCTTTCGCCATTAGTCCCAACGCGACAATTGTATTTCCTACGGTTTAGCCAGCAGATTGAGCCGGGCTCATGGGCAATTGTTGATGTTTCCTATGATATTACTCAAGAAAATATGTACCCTCCCTCTTCATGCAAGGTTCATAAGCTCCCATCTGGTTGCTTGATACAAGACATGCCCAATGGTTATTCCAAG GTAACTTGGGTGGAACATGTTGAAGTGGAAGAGAAAGGTTCAATTCATAGGCTATATAGAGATCTTATACATAGTGGTATGGCATTTGGAACAGAGAGATGGCTTGGTTCTCTGCAGAGGATGTGTGAAAGATATGCTTGTCTTATGGTTAGCGGCAACTCTTCTCGTGAACTTGGAGGAG TGATTCCATCACCAGAAGGGAAGAAGAGCATGATGAAAGTGGCTCAAAGAATGGTTAGCAACTTCTGTGccagcataagcccatccaatgGACACCAGTGGAACAACATTTCTGCATCGGACGAGTTTGAAGTCAGAGCCACCCTTCAAAAGAGCACCAACCCTGGCCAGCCCAATGGCGTAGTCATCAGTGCCGCTTCCACCATTTGGCTCCCAGTTCCTCCCCAACATGTCTTCAATTTCCTTAGGGACGAAAGGACTCGACCTCAG TGGGATGTTCTTTCCAACCAAAACCCAGTACAAGAGGTAGCTCACATTGCAAATGGCTCTCATCCAGGGAACTGTATTTCTGTGCTCAGG CCCGGTCGAATTACCGTCCATCAATATAGCAATGAGTGGTGA